CTGGCCGCCCAGGTGGGCAGCGGCGCGGACAAGGCACGCTTTCTGTACGTGCTGCCCAACTTCCAGAACCCCACCGGCCGCACCATGACCGAGGCGCGCCGCCAGCAGCTGGTGGACCGCGCCGCCGCGCTGGGCCTGCCCCTGGTGGAGGACAACCCCTATGGCGACCTGTGGTTCGACCAGCCGCCCCCCCCGCCGCTGACGGCGCGCAACCCCGACGGCTGCATCTACATGGGGTCGTTCTCCAAGGTATTGGCGCCCGGCCTGCGCCTGGGGTTCCTGGTGGCGCCGCGCCACATCTACCCCAAGCTCTTGCAGGCCAAACAGGCGGCCGACCTGCACACGCCCAGCTTCAACCAGCGCCTGGTGGCCGAGGTGATGAAAAACGGCTTCCTGGACCGGCACGTGCCCACCATCCGCGCCCTGTACAAGGCGCAGTGCGAGGCCATGCTGGGCGCGCTGGAAGAACACCTCAGGCCCCTGGGCGTGCACTGGAGCCGTCCGGCCGGCGGCATGTTCCTGTGGCTGCGCCTGCCGCAAGGCATGAGCGCCACCCAACTGCTGCCGCGCGCGGTGGAGCACAACGTGGCCTTCGTGCCCGGCGCGGCCTTCTACGCCGGGGACGGCGACCCGCGCACGCTGCGCCTGTCCTTCGTCACCGCCAGCGAAGCGCAGATCCGCACGGGCATTGCCGCTCTGGCTGCGGCGATTCAGATGACAACCCCCTGAGCGGCTTGCGCCGCTTCCCCCTTCTCTCGCAAAGCTGCGCTTTGCGGGAAGGGGGACGCCGCCCGTGCGGCGGGGCGGCCCTTGCACGGCGGCCCTCGCCTGGCGGGCGCCGGTTGCAGAGGTCGCCAGCGACGCGCACACCATAAATAACTCATACGGAGCCTTTCGCATGCGCCAGCGCCCTTTCCAGCAGGTCGATGTCTTCACCGCCACGCCCTATCTCGGCAACCCGCTGGCCGTGGTGCTGGACGGCGAGGGCCTGAGCGACGACGAGATGCAGCGGTTCACGAACTGGACCAACCTGTCGGAGGCCACCTTCGTGCTGCCGCCCACCGAGGCCGGCCGCGCCGCCGGGGCCGACTACCGGGTGCGCATCTTCTGCCCCGGGCGCGAGCTGCCGTTTGCCGGCCACCCCACGCTGGGCAGCTGCCACGCCTGGCTGGCCGCCGGCGGGCGGCCGCGCCAGCCGGGGCGCATCGTGCAGGAATGCGGCGTGGGCCTGGTCCAGCTGCGCCAGGACGGCCGGCAGCTGGCGTTTGCCGCGCCGCCGCTCATCAAGAGCGGGCCGCTTGCCGAAGCCGAGGTGCAGCTGATCGCCCGCGGCCTGGGGCTGGCGCGCAGCGACATCCTGCACCACGCCTGGTGCGACAACGGGCCGA
The DNA window shown above is from Pulveribacter suum and carries:
- a CDS encoding aminotransferase-like domain-containing protein — its product is MTAWTLAQRAAKMNPSVIREILKVTEKPGIISLAGGLPSPQTFPVESFAQAAAQVLAHDGVSALQYAASEGYTPLREAIAGFLPWDVDPDQVLITTGSQQALDLIAKVLIDEGSRVLVETPTYLGALQAFAPMEPQVVAVASDDEGVLVDDLAAQVGSGADKARFLYVLPNFQNPTGRTMTEARRQQLVDRAAALGLPLVEDNPYGDLWFDQPPPPPLTARNPDGCIYMGSFSKVLAPGLRLGFLVAPRHIYPKLLQAKQAADLHTPSFNQRLVAEVMKNGFLDRHVPTIRALYKAQCEAMLGALEEHLRPLGVHWSRPAGGMFLWLRLPQGMSATQLLPRAVEHNVAFVPGAAFYAGDGDPRTLRLSFVTASEAQIRTGIAALAAAIQMTTP
- a CDS encoding PhzF family phenazine biosynthesis protein, which translates into the protein MRQRPFQQVDVFTATPYLGNPLAVVLDGEGLSDDEMQRFTNWTNLSEATFVLPPTEAGRAAGADYRVRIFCPGRELPFAGHPTLGSCHAWLAAGGRPRQPGRIVQECGVGLVQLRQDGRQLAFAAPPLIKSGPLAEAEVQLIARGLGLARSDILHHAWCDNGPNWRGVMLASAGQVLALAPDAAVLAGLDVGVVGPHGKVGVVAPHAAGATDAAFEVRAFFPGNNGMAEDPVTGSLNAALAQWLIGAGLAPAHYVAAQGTALGRAGRVHVRQDGGEIWIGGDAVTCVRGEVLL